The Sphingomonas sanguinis nucleotide sequence AGCATCGCCCCGTCCGCCATCGCGGCGTAATTGGAGCGCACCCGCGCCTGAAGCCCCAGATCGGCCTCGTACGCGTCATAGGTGTCGTCGGTATAAGTCCGCTTGCGCTTGCGGGCGATCAGGTCGCGCGCGACGTCGAGCGGCGTGTCGAGATAGACCGACAGATGCGGGGCGGGCAGGCGGAACTGCACCGTCTCCAGTTGCTCGATCCATTGCAGCAGCGCGGGGGCCTGGTCGGGCGCCACCTGCGCCGCCTGATAGGCCATGTTCGACGCGATATAGCGGTCGAACACGATGACGTCATGCGCCTCCGCCAGCTCGATCAGATGCGGGCGCGATTCGAATCGGTCCAGTGCATAGAGCGTCGCCGCCGTCTCGGGCGCGGCGGCATGGGGCAGGCGGCCTGCCAGATACTCGCCCAGCGCCCAGCCGCCGACCGTCTCGGCATAGCGCGGAAAGGACAGCCCCGCCGCCGACAGCCCGGCGGCGTTCAGCCGCTCGGTGACGGCCGCCGTCGCGGTCGCCTTGCCTGCACCGTCGGCACCCTCGATCGCCAGCAGAAAGGCCATCAGCCGCGCAGTCGCTCATGGTGGCGGATCACCTCGTCGATGATGAAGCGCAGGAATTTCTCGGAAAATTCGGGGTCCAGCTGCGCATCGCTCGCCAGCTGGCGCAGCCGGGCGATCTGCGATTCCTCGCGGCCGGGATCGGCCGGGGGCAGTTCGTTCTCCGCCTTGTAGCGTCCGACCGCCTGGGTGATCTTGAACCGCTCGGCCAGCATGAAGACCAGCGCGGCGTCGATATTGTCGATCGACTGGCGATAGCCGGTCAGCACGGTGTCGGACATGATCGGTCTGTCTCCCTCTGGCGGCCCGCGCCGCACATGAATTCGCGCGGGCCCTTTCGCGCTTAGGCTTGCGTTCGGCAAGCGTTGTCGCCAGAGGCTCTTACCTGCCCATGACCGTAACCGCCACCCGCCTCGCCAAGCCCGCGCCCTCGCTGGACCCGATGATCCGGCTGGTGGCCGACGACATGAACGCCGTGAACCAGGTCATCATCGACCGGATGCGGTCGGAGATCCCGCTGATCCCGCAACTGGCCGGGCACCTGATCTCGGGCGGCGGCAAGCGGATGCGCCCGATGCTGACGCTGGCAAGCGCGCAGCTGCTGGGTTATCAGGGCACCAGCCACCATGTCCTGGCGGCGGCGGTCGAGTTCATTCACACCGCCACGCTGCTGCACGACGATGTCGTCGACGGATCGGACCTGCGGCGCGGACGGCGTACCGCCAACATCATCTGGGGCAATCCCGCCAGCGTGCTGGTCGGCGACTTCCTGTTCAGCCGGTCGTTCCAGCTGATGGTCGATGCGGGCAGCCTGAAGGTGCTGAACATCCTGTCGGGTGCCTCGGCGGTGATCGCCGAGGGCGAGGTGAACCAGCTGACCGCCGTGCGGCAGGTGGGTCTGGCCGAAGAACGTTATCTGTCGATCATCGACGCCAAGACCGCCGCGCTGTTCGCCGCCGCCTGTCGTATTTCGGCGGTCATCGCCGAGCGGCCCGAGGCGGAGGAACTGGCGCTGGAGGCCTATGGCCGGAACCTGGGCATCGCGTTCCAGCTGATCGACGATGCGATCGACTATGTCTCGGACGCAGGGACCATGGGCAAGGACGCGGGCGACGACTTCCGCGAGGGCAAGATGACCCTGCCGGTGATCTTGGCCTATGCGCGGGCGAACGACGAAGAGCGTACCTTCTGGAAGGACGCGGTCGAGGGGCGGCGGACGTCGGACGAGGACTTCGCCCACGCCATCGCGCTGGTCCGCAAGAGCCGGGCGGTCGACGACACGATGGCGCGTGCGCGGCATTATGGCGGCCTGGCGATCGAGGCGATCCGGGGGTTCGCGGATGGTCCGGCTAAGGCGGCGATGATCGAAGCCGTCGAATTCGCGGTGGCGCGGGCTTACTGACCCTCTTTCGACCCCGGCGGAGGCCGGGGCCCAGTTGTTGTGCAGTGTCGAAGGCGCGACGGAGTTTGCCTCCCCCGCGTCGTGTGGCGCGCCACAAGCTTGATGGAGCCTGGGCCCCGGCCTCCGCCGGGGAACGGCTTCGCTGCGAGCATATCCTACCCCCCGTTCAGCCTGAGCGAAGTCGAAGGCCAAGGGAATCCCCGTCCGCTGGGCGAATGTAGGGGCGTGGGCTTCGATTTCGCTCAGCCTGAACGGAAGGGGGGAATGGCGAGGTCCTTCACCCCGCCCCCCAAACCCCCTATCGCACCCGCATGACCCTGCCCGTCACCGCCGTCCTGCCCGATCTGCTGACCGCGCTCGCCGACGCCCCCAACGCCGTCCTCGTCGCGCCCCCCGGTGCGGGCAAGACCACCGCCGTCGCGCCCGCGCTGCTCGACCAGCCCTGGTGTACCGGCGAAGTCCTGCTCCTCTCCCCCCGCCGTCTTGCCGCCCGCGCCGCCGCCGAGCGCATGGCGGCGCTGGCCGAGGAGCCGGTCGGCCGCACCTTCGGCTATGCCACGCGCATGGATACGAAGGTCAGCGCCACGACGCGCGTGACCGTCGTCACCGAAGGCATCTTCGTCGCGCGCATCCAGGCCGATCCCGAACTGGCGGGCGTCTCGGCGGTGCTGTTCGACGAGGTTCATGAACGCAGCCTCGACGGCGATTTCGGTCTGGCTTTGGCACTCGACGCGCAGGCGGGCCTGCGCCCCGACCTGCGGCTGGTCGCGATGTCCGCGACGCTCGACGGTCGCCGCTTCTCCAGCCTGATGGGCGACGCGCCCGTGATCGAGAGCGAGGGGCGCAGCTATCCGCTGACCCTGCGCCATCTCGGCCGGGCGGCGGAGGCGCGAATCGAGGATTCGGTCGCCGCCGCCATCCGCCGCGCGTTGCAGGACGAGGCGGAGGGCGACATCCTCGCCTTCCTGCCCGGCACCGCCGAGATCGCGCGTACCGCCGAGCGACTGACGAACCTGCCCTCCGCCATCGCGATCCACGAGCTCCACGGCTCGCTCGACCCGGCGGCGCAGCGCGCGGCGATCAGGCGTGATCCGGAGGGACGGCGGCGGATCGTGCTGGCCACCTCGATCGCGGAGACCAGCCTGACGCTCGACGGCGTGCGGATCGTCGTCGATTCGGGGCTGGCCCGCCGTCCGCGCTACGACCGTGCGGCGGGCATGACCCGCCTCGTCACCGAGCGCGCCAGCCAGGCCGCCGTCATCCAGCGTGCGGGCCGCGCCGCGCGCCAGTCGCCCGGCGTCGCCTATCGCCTGTGGGAAGAGGCCGCGACGGCGGGCCTGCCGCGCTTCGACCCGCCCGAGATCCTTGAGGCGGACCTGTCGGCGCTGCTGCTCGGCACCGCGCTCTGGGGCGTCAGCGATCCGCGCTCGCTCCCATGGCTCGACCCGCCGCCTGAAGCTGCCGTCGCCGAAGCCCGTGCGCGCCTCACCGTCCTGGAGGCCTTGGACGACACTGGCCGCCCCACCGCGCATGGCAAGGCGATCGCGAAACTGCCGATGCCGCCGCGCCTGGCGCATATGCTGATCCGCAGCGGCGAGCGCGGGCTGGCGTCGACCGCCGCCGAGGTCGCGGTGCTGCTCGGCGAGCGTGGCATCGGCGGGCAGGATGTCGATGTCGAACAGCGCCTGCGTCGCTGGCGGACCGAGCGTGGCCCCAAGGCGGAGGCGGCGCGGGCGATGGCGAAACGCTGGACCGGCCTCGCCCCCAAACCGGTCGAGCAGGAGGTTTGGGACCATGCGGCGGGCGTCTGCCTCGCGCTCGCCTATCCCGATCGGGTGGCGCGGCGGCGTGACGCCACGGGCGAGAATTGGGCGAGTGTGGGGGGCAGGGGCTTCCGGCTCGATCCCGCCTCTGGGCTGGCCAGTTCGGAATGGCTGGCGGTGGGCGAGACGCAAGGCGCGGCCTCGGGCGCACGCATCCTGTCCGCCGCGCCGCTCGACCTCGCCATCGTCGAGGCGCTGTTCGCCGATCTGATCGAGACGCGGCGGACCGTCACCTTCAACCCGGCAACGGGCGGCATCGAGGCGTTGCGCGAACGGCGGCTGGGCGGGCTTCGCCTGTCGAGCGGCCCCGATTCGGGGGCGTCATCCGACACCATCGCTGAGGCGCTGGTCGAGGTAGTGCGGACGCATGGGCTGTCGCTGCTGCCCTGGAGCGACGGGGCGGGGGCTTACCGGGCGCGGGCGGCCTATGCCGGGGTGGCGCTGGACGACGAGACGCTGCTCGAACGGCTGGACGACTGGCTGCCCGCATTGGTCGCGGGCAAGCGACGGCTGGATGCGCTGGCACCGGGCGCGCTGACCGAGGCGATCCGCAATCTGGTGGACTGGAACGACCAAAGGCGGATCGACTCGATGGCGCCGTCGCACTTCACCAGTCCGGCGGGCAGTAGCCATGCGATTGATTATGCAGCCGAAGGTGGGCCGCGCGTCGAACTGCGCGTGCAGGCGCTGTTCGGCCTCGCCGAGCATCCGGTGATCGGGACGCAGCGCGTGCCCTTGGTCCTCAGCCTCACCTCACCCGCCGGGCGGCCGATCCAGACGACGCGCGACCTGCCCGGTTTCTGGGCGGGAAGCTGGAGCGCGGTGGCCAAGGAAATGCGCGGCCGCTATCCCCGCCATCCCTGGCCCGACGACCCCGCAGCGGCCTCCGCGACGCTGCGCACGAAAAAGGCGGATGCAAGAGCCGCCGGTTCGCGATAAGGGACAAGAATTATGGCCACTGCTCGCATCTTCCAGCGCCCCAAGAACGCGATGCAATCCGGCAAGTACCGGACCGATCGCTGGCAACTCGAATTCGAACCGACCGAGGCGAAAAAGCCCGATCCCCTGACCGGCTGGGCCGGCAGCGGCGACACGCAGGAGCAGGTCCGCCTGACCTTCGCGACGCTGGAAGAGGCGATCGCCTATTGCCAGCGCGAAGGGCTCGACCACCATGTCGTGCCGACACCGCAAAAGACGCTGAAGCTGCAGAGCTACGCCGACAATTTCCGCTGAGCTTGGAGCGCTCCGGTTGAAACCGGGGCGCTTTCCTTTCGCGCGCAGCGCCTAAGAAGGCCGGTTAGCGCGGAGACGCGGAGGTGTCTCGCCCGACGGCATCGGGATAGCATCATAAACGGCCTGTTGGACCGGTGTGTCACTTGCGCGACCCCATCCTTTCTGCGCTTCTGCGCGAACAGACCTTCTTGGTGCCTTCTGTCAGTTCCGGCGTGTCGCCATTCGTTCACGCGAAGCCGCGATGCCGCGAAGAATTTTTAAATTGGTTCGCGCAGAGGCGCAGAGCACCCGGACGTGACGTGTCCGGTGGCATCGGACACGCACGACAAACGGCGTGTTGAAGAGATATATGGCTGCCGCGAGCACGGCCTCTCCGCGCCTCCGCGCGATAAATCGTCTTCGCGTCCTCGCGGCTTCGCGTGAACTCAAAGGCCCAGTATGCCGCCCCCCAGCAACAGCAGCAGCTTGGCGTCCATCACCACGCCCGCCATACGTCGTTCGGCGATGAAGGTAGGAACCTCCGACAACTTTACCCGGTAGACGGTAATCTGCTCATCCGAATCGCCCCCGCCGTCTCCGACCTTCACCAAGCCGCTCGCACGGACCAAAGTGAAACGCTCCGACGTCATGCCCGGTGAGGAGCAGAACTCCCCCAGGGGCTCGATCCGGGCGGGGCGATAGCCGGTTTCCTCTTCCAGCTCGCGTGCGGCGCCGTCGAGCACCGCTTCGCCCTCGGTCTCGTCACCGATCAATCCGGCGGGCATTTCCAGACAGGGCGCGCCCAGCGGAATACGAAATTGCTCGACCAGCAGGATATGGTCGTCTTCGATCGCCAGGATCACCGCAGCGCGGATGTCGCGGGGTCGGTCGGCATATTCCCAGGTGCCGCGCTTGCGCAGCGCGAGGAAACGCCCCTCGGCCAGGGTTTCGAGGGGGGCGTCCATACGGGGATCGGTCATAGCGAGATCGGTCTGTCCGGCAGTTCGTTGGTGTCGGCCGCCGTCTTGGGGAAATGTGTCGCCAGCACAAGCCCGATGCGCTCGACCGCCGCGCTCAGCCCCTCGCCGACATGGCCCTTGGCGACATGCGGCAGCATCACCGCCATCACCTTGCCCCAGGTTTCTGGCCCGACCTTGCCGGTCAGCCCGGAGTCGGCGACGATCTCGGCCATATGCTCGTCCTCCGAGAGGTAGAGCAGAACGCCGTAGCGACTGTCGGTCCGTCGCTCGGCCGAGACGCGGAACAGCAGGACGGCGCGGGCGCGGACGCGGGCATGGCGGATGCTCTTGGGCACCAGCGCGATCCGGCGCGACACGGGGGCGAGCAGCGCGAAGACTAGACCGAAGACCAGAATTTGCGCGATCATCACGGCGCCCAGGATCAGGTCCTCGCCCGGCGCGCTCCATGCGTCATGGACCAGTGCGAGCAGCTTCAACCCCAGATCGGGAAATAGTGCGGCGAGCAGCGGCACCAGCAGCATGGCGGCGGCCGCATACCACAAGGCGATATCGCGATATTGGTCCGACCGGGGCGCGACGATGGTGACGATCTCCGCGTCGGTCGTCGCCTCCGCGCGCGCGACGGCGGCGGTGACCAAGTCGCTATC carries:
- a CDS encoding thymidylate kinase; protein product: MAFLLAIEGADGAGKATATAAVTERLNAAGLSAAGLSFPRYAETVGGWALGEYLAGRLPHAAAPETAATLYALDRFESRPHLIELAEAHDVIVFDRYIASNMAYQAAQVAPDQAPALLQWIEQLETVQFRLPAPHLSVYLDTPLDVARDLIARKRKRTYTDDTYDAYEADLGLQARVRSNYAAMADGAMLGEWVTVSTVAGGALRDPAVIADEITALAMERLR
- a CDS encoding chorismate mutase, translating into MSDTVLTGYRQSIDNIDAALVFMLAERFKITQAVGRYKAENELPPADPGREESQIARLRQLASDAQLDPEFSEKFLRFIIDEVIRHHERLRG
- a CDS encoding polyprenyl synthetase family protein; amino-acid sequence: MTVTATRLAKPAPSLDPMIRLVADDMNAVNQVIIDRMRSEIPLIPQLAGHLISGGGKRMRPMLTLASAQLLGYQGTSHHVLAAAVEFIHTATLLHDDVVDGSDLRRGRRTANIIWGNPASVLVGDFLFSRSFQLMVDAGSLKVLNILSGASAVIAEGEVNQLTAVRQVGLAEERYLSIIDAKTAALFAAACRISAVIAERPEAEELALEAYGRNLGIAFQLIDDAIDYVSDAGTMGKDAGDDFREGKMTLPVILAYARANDEERTFWKDAVEGRRTSDEDFAHAIALVRKSRAVDDTMARARHYGGLAIEAIRGFADGPAKAAMIEAVEFAVARAY
- the hrpB gene encoding ATP-dependent helicase HrpB, translating into MTLPVTAVLPDLLTALADAPNAVLVAPPGAGKTTAVAPALLDQPWCTGEVLLLSPRRLAARAAAERMAALAEEPVGRTFGYATRMDTKVSATTRVTVVTEGIFVARIQADPELAGVSAVLFDEVHERSLDGDFGLALALDAQAGLRPDLRLVAMSATLDGRRFSSLMGDAPVIESEGRSYPLTLRHLGRAAEARIEDSVAAAIRRALQDEAEGDILAFLPGTAEIARTAERLTNLPSAIAIHELHGSLDPAAQRAAIRRDPEGRRRIVLATSIAETSLTLDGVRIVVDSGLARRPRYDRAAGMTRLVTERASQAAVIQRAGRAARQSPGVAYRLWEEAATAGLPRFDPPEILEADLSALLLGTALWGVSDPRSLPWLDPPPEAAVAEARARLTVLEALDDTGRPTAHGKAIAKLPMPPRLAHMLIRSGERGLASTAAEVAVLLGERGIGGQDVDVEQRLRRWRTERGPKAEAARAMAKRWTGLAPKPVEQEVWDHAAGVCLALAYPDRVARRRDATGENWASVGGRGFRLDPASGLASSEWLAVGETQGAASGARILSAAPLDLAIVEALFADLIETRRTVTFNPATGGIEALRERRLGGLRLSSGPDSGASSDTIAEALVEVVRTHGLSLLPWSDGAGAYRARAAYAGVALDDETLLERLDDWLPALVAGKRRLDALAPGALTEAIRNLVDWNDQRRIDSMAPSHFTSPAGSSHAIDYAAEGGPRVELRVQALFGLAEHPVIGTQRVPLVLSLTSPAGRPIQTTRDLPGFWAGSWSAVAKEMRGRYPRHPWPDDPAAASATLRTKKADARAAGSR
- a CDS encoding ETC complex I subunit, giving the protein MATARIFQRPKNAMQSGKYRTDRWQLEFEPTEAKKPDPLTGWAGSGDTQEQVRLTFATLEEAIAYCQREGLDHHVVPTPQKTLKLQSYADNFR
- a CDS encoding NUDIX hydrolase; the encoded protein is MTDPRMDAPLETLAEGRFLALRKRGTWEYADRPRDIRAAVILAIEDDHILLVEQFRIPLGAPCLEMPAGLIGDETEGEAVLDGAARELEEETGYRPARIEPLGEFCSSPGMTSERFTLVRASGLVKVGDGGGDSDEQITVYRVKLSEVPTFIAERRMAGVVMDAKLLLLLGGGILGL
- a CDS encoding TPM domain-containing protein, whose translation is MLSEADSDLVTAAVARAEATTDAEIVTIVAPRSDQYRDIALWYAAAAMLLVPLLAALFPDLGLKLLALVHDAWSAPGEDLILGAVMIAQILVFGLVFALLAPVSRRIALVPKSIRHARVRARAVLLFRVSAERRTDSRYGVLLYLSEDEHMAEIVADSGLTGKVGPETWGKVMAVMLPHVAKGHVGEGLSAAVERIGLVLATHFPKTAADTNELPDRPISL